A window of Trichoderma atroviride chromosome 3, complete sequence contains these coding sequences:
- a CDS encoding uncharacterized protein (EggNog:ENOG41) produces the protein MHASSKLKDPGYSEGSFLIECFYIHFDGTQFGPVNRTFQIASFQGERKITSLPVIPLKCFPDQKNIKEKLRQRGKKFAELSNPKSTSHREYKGLTLDKNVEQVDSEVIIDFELAFIQKPETKPVLGLEGRLVSDDSREFADSAIMGTLCGRAGCCGNDAIFNDYIVDEHEYNTFREGNRALFDSVPVHSADLSDDQMILLPPQVYGFVLRTRRWATFDIDLLTNPTYGNEWDNLVINQDNKKMILALVENHERPRDTQTRTGGVLPSVDLIQGKGRGLIILLHGEPGVGKTSTAECVAAHTKRPLFPITCGDIGDKAETVERNLEKNFQLAHKWGCVMLLDEADIFLGARTGNDIERNAIVSVFLRSVEYYSGILFLTTNRVGTMDRAFKSRIHVSLFYKKFNLKRTIAVWENNIERIKKEFNGQGKKIEIDSEEIMAFAKAHFKELHDTENLTVWNGRQIRNAFQTAIAMATHEAKNPRTGSLEARPRLRERHFKEVAKIAEDFERYLVKATHLSDMDMAESRRERYDRYQQRSNRDREHGRRRRDESKNRKRNHHESRDYSDSDSSGSSRKKTKNHDNTSDSD, from the exons ATGCATGCATCTAGCAAGCTCAAGGATCCTGGCTATTCGGAAGGTTCTTTTCTGATCGAATGCTTTTATATTCATTTCGATGGTACCCAGTTTGGGCCTGTAAACAGGACGTTTCAGATTGCAAGTTTCCAAGGGGAAAGAAAGATTACTTCTCTGCCAGTCATACCGCTCAAATGCTTTCCTGAccaaaaaaatattaaagaaaagcTGCGacaaagagggaaaaagttTGCAGAGTTGTCAAACCCAAAATCTACATCACATCGTGAGTACAAAGGTTTAACGCTTGATAAAAATGTTGAACAG GTCGATTCGGAAGTCATTATAGACTTTGAGCTCGCATTCATTCAGAAACCAGAGACCAAACCAGtgcttggccttgaaggTCGCTTAGTTTCTGACGATAGTCGCGAATTCGCTGATTCGGCCATCATGGGTACTCTTTGCGGTCGAGCAGGCTGCTGTGGCAATGACGCCATCTTTAATGACTATATTGTTGATGAGCATGAGTACAACACTTTCAGAGAAGGGAACAGGGCTCTTTTTGACTCTGTTCCGGTGCACTCAGCGGACCTCAGTGATGATCAAATGATCTTGTTACCGCCTCAAGTATACGGATTTGTATTAAGAACGAGGAGATGGGCAACTTTCGATATTGACCTTCTCACCAATCCAACCTACGGAAACGAGTGGGATAATCTCGTGATAAACCAAGACAACAAGAAAATGATCCTGGCTTTGGTAGAAAATCATGAACGGCCAAGAGACACCCAGACTAGAACGGGTGGTGTCCTCCCATCAGTCGATCTCATTCAGGGTAAAGGCCGTGGACTAATAATTCTTCTTCACGGAGAGCCAGGTGTTGGCAAAACAAGCACTGCAGAATGCGTTGCAGCTCATACTAAACGGCCACTTTTCCCTATCACATGTGGCGACATTGGCGACAAAGCTGAGACTGTGGAAAGAAATCTAGAAAAGAATTTCCAGCTAGCTCATAAGTGGGGTTGCGTGATGCTGCTTGATGAGGCCGA TATCTTTCTAGGAGCTCGTACAGGAAACGACATTGAACGAAATGCAATTGTCTCCG TGTTTCTCAGGTCGGTTGAGTATTATAGC GGTATTTTATTCCTTACAACCAATAGGGTTGGCACAATGGACAGGGCGTTCAAGTCTCGGATCCATGTCAGCTTATTTTACAAAAAGTTCAATTTGAAGCGTACGATTGCCGTGTGGGAGAACAATATCGAACGGATCAAGAAGGAATTCAATGGGCAGGGCAAAAAGATTGAGATCGACTCGGAAGAAATTATGGCGTTTGCGAAAGCGCATTTTAAGGAATTACACGACACCGAGAATCTCACAGTTTGGAATGGGAG GCAAATCCGAAATGCATTTCAGACAGCGATTGCAATGGCTACTCACGAAGCAAAGAATCCCAGGACTGGGAGCCTTGAGGCACGGCCCAGACTTCGCGAAAGACACTTCAAAGAGGTAGCAAAAATCGCCGAAGACTTCGAAAGATATCTTGTAAAAGCGACTCATTTAAGTGATATGGATATGGCTGAGTCTCGCCGCGAAAGATATGACCGTTATCAACAGCGCAGCAATCGCGACAGAGAACATGGAAGGCGCCGGAGGGATGAGTCGAAGAATAGGAAGAGAAATCATCACGAATCTCGTGACTATTCTGACTCGGATTCCAGTGGATCttcaaggaaaaagacgaAGAATCACGACAATACTTCCGACTCAGACTAA
- a CDS encoding uncharacterized protein (EggNog:ENOG41) produces MNQWHTVNIYCKNDWTDAHCWEASTPVIVSMLYVDLQSRFVRSNSKLGLELHLTGTGVLGRLDGSIDLGEFEEDGIEFLAQS; encoded by the coding sequence ATGAATCAGTGGCATACAGTCAATATTTACTGCAAGAATGACTGGACGGATGCCCATTGCTGGGAAGCTAGTACTCCCGTCATTGTGTCTATGCTATATGTCGACCTACAAAGCCGATTTGTGAGATCGAACTCCAAGCTGGGATTGGAGCTTCACCTAACAGGCACCGGTGTCTTGGGAAGGCTAGATGGAAGTATCGACCTCGGCGAATTCGAAGAGGACGGCATCGAGTTTCTTGCGCAAAGCTAG
- a CDS encoding uncharacterized protein (EggNog:ENOG41) yields MDVNERKHSATKTMAPPVPERKMSLTASSTSGSLNHINEQTIKEEAEITTTDSQENQSMKEETAATSEKKTRPLDTTKRDINDSPSDNDESSYTLWGESRGLGLSGLSVKQAQVKARKRILQSKAYAELLERRILTLEDKVRKLNKEPPPEEEEGSQEIKVIPQIRGLLWVEFNRSLQTNFKASQGEWTHCMEIDKGEKYIIEILTEQPRHNNFIVQASDATRDQLLDQLATSFEAHRIRIRSKLLLKVLKNITQCNTTLGPYEHRLLFFRPFKLLVTFNEQIKKKIQKLRVLHSEGKEIGDNHSTTGLVEGPQNDIDSEEALDQLQVLWDMMEKWLGNKLNLRFNLGHEVDKVTFGDLWYIFKPGDEVRTPGESRIQL; encoded by the exons ATGGATGTAAATGAACGCAAGCACTCTGCTACGAAAACTATGGCGCCGCCAGTTCCGGAGCGGAAGATGTCTTTGACTGCATCATCAACGAGTGGCTCATTAAACCATATCAATGAGCAGACGATCAAGGAAGAAGCGGAAATTACTACCACAGACAGCCAAGAGAACCAGagcatgaaagaagagacagcagcaacatctgagaagaagacaaggccaTTGGACACTACTAAGAGAGACATAAATGATTCACCTAGCGATAACGATGAAAGTTCCTATACTCTTTGGGGCGAGAGTCGAGGACTGGGACTGTCGGGGCTTTCCGTGAAACAAGCACAAGTAAAGGCAAGAAAGAGGATattgcaaagcaaagcaTATGCAGAACTGCTAGAGCGCAGAATTCTTACTTTGGAAGATAAAGTAAGGAAGCTGAATAAGGAACCCccgccagaagaagaggagggctCCCAAGAGATCAAAGTTATCCCTCAGATACGCGGACTTCTATGGGTCGAATTTAATCGCTCATTGCAAACTAACTTTAAAGCCAGTCAAGGCGAATGGACTCATTGCATGGAAATAGATAAAGGTGAAAAGTACATCATCGAGATACTTACCGAGCAGCCTCGTCACAACAATTTCATAGTTCAAGCTTCTGATGCGACGCGTGATCAACTTTTGGACCAACTTGCTACCTCTTTCGAGGCACATCGCATTAGAATCAGATCAAAACTTCTGCTCAAGGTTCTGAAGAATATAACTCAATGCAACACTACTTTGGGACCTTACGAGCACAGGCTATTGTTCTTTCGGCCATTTAAACTACTTGTTACCTTCAATGAAcagataaagaaaaagatccAGAAACTGAGAGTGCTGCATTCCGAAGGCAAAG AGATTGGCGACAATCATAGCACAACAGGCTTAGTCGAAGGCCCACAGAATGATATTGATTCCGAGGAAGCCCTTGATCAGCTACAAGTGCTGTGGGATATGATGGAAAAATGGCTGGGCAATAAGTTGAATCTACGATTTAATTTGGGCCACGAAGTCGATAAAGTTACATTCGGTGACCTGTGGTACATTTTCAAGCCCGGAGATGAAGTGCGAACTCCCGGCGAGTCTAGAATCCAGCTGTAA
- a CDS encoding uncharacterized protein (EggNog:ENOG41~TransMembrane:1 (o109-126i)) — translation MSDIGMAMADRFGLQLVTSGNDSKVDIVFLHGLRGDVVTTWSKDFMFWPGQLLPVDIPDARIYSFGYDSSITHTEVGNVTETKVNRVAGDLLTNLAEERSKTQTDDRPIIIVAHSLGGLVAARLFVHGERRRKDSNANSTTKYIRGIIFLGTPFRNSIVPGLPGSISNILQLVGVDTQEQTLGLLGVDFERLNELTSAFSSVLKERQGSKDPNDKIDAFFFYEALPTKIGSESIQIVEKESAQLPGCGDGIPVKADHGNICKFKSAKDDDYLIIISVMRKILMPPNAESSEVGS, via the exons ATGTCAGATATAGGAATGGCTATGGCAGATCGCTttgggctgcagctggtCACTAGTGGCAACGACTCCAAAGTTGA CATCGTTTTCTTACATGGACTTCGAGGCGACGTGGTAACTACATGGAGTAAAGATTTCATGTTTTGGCCTGGACAATTACTCCCAGTTGATATACCTGATGCCAGGATTTATTCATTTGGCTATGATAGCAGCATTACCCACACAGAGGTGGGAAATGTTACTGAGACAAAAGTCAACCGAGTCGCTGGCGACCTCCTTACAAATCTGGCAGAGGAACGTTCCAAGACCCAAACG GATGATCGACCCATAATCATTGTTGCACACAGTCTAGGTGGGCTTGTCGCGGCACGACTTTTCGTTCATGGGGAGCGGAGGAGAAAAGATTCCAATGCAAATTCCACCACCAAGTATATCCGGGGAATAATATTCCTTGGGACACCCTTCAGGAACTCTATCGTGCCGGGATTACCCGGCAGTATTAGCAATATCCTTCAGCTCGTTGGAGTCGATACTCAAGAACAAACacttgggcttcttggcgTCGACTTTGAACGTCTGAATGAACTGACAAGTGCATTTTCGAGTGTACTAAAAGAACGCCAAGGATCTAAAGACCCAAATGATAAAATCgatgccttctttttctatGAGGCCCTTCCCACAAAGATTGGTAGCGAGAGCATCCAG ATTGTTGAAAAAGAATCCGCTCAGCTCCCAGGCTGTGGAGATGGGATTCCTGTTAAAGCTGATCACGGAAACATATGCAAGTTCAAGTCCGCCAAAGACGACGACTATCTGATCATTATTAGCGTTATGAGAAAGATACTTATGCCTCCCAACGCCGAGAGCTCAGAGGTAGGAAGCTAA